In one window of Brachymonas denitrificans DNA:
- a CDS encoding DotA/TraY family protein — protein sequence MAQMPFSPPQDDVTVGILGHIFGPIIDVLVTGADPNTVSAASSLLGTLFSFFNSGVLVVGSIIVSYVAVMGAVNTANDGEAMGKAWSTVWTPVRIVAGGAVLLPSTSGYSFIQMLVLMISLWSIGFASGINKLGMTMGVFKPDGIVSTSYQTGTYFGLRDFAKQYLAASYCARAANTIYADAAGNPSVMANSASADKQVVTGTRTDYTFFIKDRNAATNLGGGEPICGTVTLTAYAPSGSYSDTSGTQAALDNMRAALMAQKLQAATGLMLDIDNWVNTMPSDINQPGWENVQSAQFNTIVKNREDQVAAAIANSVTTSEGSVNVGVTAFVDEMTKGGWAMAGGWYQRVGLLRSKVSAITGESVGAATTPSLAGLPDDARSKLLKYSVTTVAETISKKSEEAGKGYDGSTAVKPQDIASMLPTDGNADINVGALDADMSTKATLLINGMMQKATDFTIGSGSGVDAVSRMKMTGDLLYSYQAMLWATEFTIKTSITGVRVVSNGLGVTKLAGVDMHGIVSDIWDWALQVPVPIIAKMAQYVGYLAYYFGVAIPSLPYTIFMITVVGWVLGVVQTVIAAPLWAIMHMRPSQTFVGSEAQGYLLLMALFVRPALAVIGLFAAFLVADPLVDYTAKAFFAMRGDVAASTGWPGVLAQFWQFFAWYATFGFLLGAVLTMVFGLPQMLPDKVLAWLNVGVHDLGATSATNEMRAAVSRQGHASGKAALERLAESQSRGGRGGSRGQLPGDGPSGGPSGGRPRGGGSTPVNAGAQGVAPPLDAAESVGANGSQGISSRSLTPTAQPSSGPSNAAPLNAGSSPPTQESEAPRRRLMDKISDGVGVAAGHAVLGAVDAAKSGGQRGGEAMRNGSGPVGGLVAGSIAAAAGAAEALARTAPMVGREGVAAFREGADARIAALKDTSPSPSDEAAQSADQPISAGEQRPNKED from the coding sequence ATGGCCCAGATGCCTTTTTCACCACCGCAGGACGACGTGACGGTCGGCATCCTTGGTCACATCTTTGGCCCCATCATCGACGTGCTGGTGACGGGGGCAGACCCAAACACTGTCTCGGCAGCAAGCAGCTTGCTGGGGACTCTTTTCAGCTTCTTCAACAGCGGCGTCCTTGTTGTTGGATCGATCATCGTGTCCTACGTGGCCGTGATGGGCGCAGTCAACACGGCCAATGACGGCGAGGCGATGGGCAAGGCGTGGAGCACGGTCTGGACGCCCGTGCGGATCGTGGCTGGTGGAGCGGTACTCCTGCCGTCTACCAGCGGCTACTCGTTCATCCAGATGCTCGTTCTGATGATCTCGCTGTGGAGCATCGGCTTCGCCAGCGGCATCAATAAGCTGGGCATGACGATGGGAGTGTTTAAGCCCGATGGCATCGTTTCCACCTCCTACCAGACGGGCACCTACTTCGGCCTGCGTGACTTCGCCAAGCAGTACCTCGCTGCGTCTTACTGCGCCCGCGCGGCCAACACCATCTACGCCGACGCGGCGGGCAATCCCTCAGTGATGGCGAATTCAGCCTCAGCCGACAAGCAAGTCGTCACCGGAACCCGTACCGACTACACCTTCTTCATCAAAGACAGAAATGCCGCCACCAATCTGGGCGGCGGCGAGCCGATCTGCGGCACGGTGACGCTGACGGCCTACGCGCCATCTGGCAGCTACAGCGACACCTCGGGCACGCAGGCAGCGCTGGACAACATGCGCGCAGCGTTGATGGCCCAGAAGCTCCAAGCCGCTACCGGGCTGATGCTAGACATCGACAACTGGGTGAACACGATGCCCAGCGACATCAATCAGCCCGGCTGGGAGAACGTGCAGTCTGCGCAGTTCAACACCATCGTGAAGAACCGTGAGGATCAGGTCGCAGCAGCCATCGCAAACAGCGTAACGACCAGCGAAGGCTCAGTGAATGTGGGTGTAACCGCCTTCGTCGATGAGATGACGAAGGGGGGATGGGCGATGGCCGGTGGCTGGTATCAGAGGGTGGGTTTGCTGCGCTCCAAAGTGAGCGCGATCACGGGGGAGTCTGTCGGTGCTGCTACCACACCATCCCTCGCTGGCCTGCCAGACGATGCGCGCTCCAAGCTGTTGAAGTACAGCGTCACCACCGTCGCTGAAACCATCTCCAAGAAGTCCGAAGAAGCTGGGAAGGGCTACGACGGGTCAACCGCAGTCAAGCCCCAAGACATCGCCAGCATGTTGCCAACGGATGGCAATGCGGACATCAATGTCGGCGCGCTCGATGCCGACATGAGCACAAAGGCAACGCTGCTCATCAACGGCATGATGCAGAAGGCCACAGACTTCACCATTGGCAGTGGATCGGGGGTCGATGCCGTCTCGCGGATGAAGATGACGGGTGACTTGCTGTACTCGTATCAAGCAATGCTTTGGGCGACCGAGTTCACGATCAAAACTTCAATCACTGGGGTTCGTGTAGTCAGCAATGGGCTTGGCGTAACCAAGCTGGCCGGTGTCGATATGCACGGCATCGTGTCGGACATTTGGGACTGGGCGCTCCAAGTCCCCGTGCCGATCATTGCCAAGATGGCCCAATACGTCGGCTATCTCGCGTACTACTTTGGTGTCGCGATTCCGAGCCTCCCGTACACCATCTTCATGATTACGGTCGTGGGCTGGGTGCTGGGTGTGGTTCAGACCGTGATTGCAGCGCCCTTGTGGGCAATCATGCACATGCGCCCGAGCCAGACCTTCGTTGGCTCGGAGGCGCAAGGCTACTTGCTGCTCATGGCGCTCTTTGTTCGCCCGGCATTGGCTGTGATTGGGTTGTTTGCAGCCTTCCTCGTCGCAGACCCCCTCGTTGATTACACCGCCAAGGCATTCTTCGCGATGAGGGGTGACGTCGCTGCATCTACCGGATGGCCCGGTGTACTCGCTCAGTTTTGGCAGTTCTTCGCGTGGTACGCGACCTTTGGCTTCCTGCTGGGTGCCGTACTCACCATGGTCTTCGGCCTGCCCCAGATGCTGCCGGACAAAGTCCTCGCATGGCTCAACGTCGGCGTGCATGACTTGGGGGCAACCAGCGCGACCAACGAAATGCGTGCCGCTGTCAGCCGTCAGGGCCACGCATCTGGTAAAGCTGCGCTTGAGCGGTTGGCTGAAAGCCAATCGCGTGGTGGTCGCGGTGGCTCGCGTGGGCAACTGCCCGGCGACGGCCCGAGTGGCGGGCCAAGCGGTGGTCGTCCTCGTGGTGGTGGCTCAACACCTGTCAACGCTGGAGCACAAGGCGTTGCACCGCCCCTCGATGCTGCCGAGAGTGTTGGAGCCAATGGGAGTCAGGGCATTTCCAGCCGCAGCCTCACTCCTACCGCACAGCCAAGTTCTGGGCCGTCGAATGCTGCACCGCTCAATGCAGGAAGCTCGCCACCCACTCAAGAGAGTGAAGCCCCAAGACGCCGACTCATGGACAAGATTTCGGACGGGGTAGGGGTAGCGGCTGGTCACGCTGTGCTGGGTGCAGTAGATGCCGCCAAGTCTGGTGGTCAGCGCGGTGGTGAAGCCATGCGCAACGGCAGCGGCCCGGTTGGTGGCCTCGTTGCCGGTTCGATTGCAGCAGCAGCAGGTGCAGCCGAAGCCCTAGCCCGCACCGCTCCGATGGTTGGACGGGAGGGTGTCGCAGCCTTCCGGGAGGGTGCTGACGCCCGAATTGCGGCGCTCAAAGACACCTCGCCCTCTCCGAGTGACGAGGCTGCGCAATCAGCCGATCAACCTATCAGCGCTGGTGAACAGCGCCCAAACAAGGAGGACTGA